One part of the Vicia villosa cultivar HV-30 ecotype Madison, WI unplaced genomic scaffold, Vvil1.0 ctg.006139F_1_1, whole genome shotgun sequence genome encodes these proteins:
- the LOC131642933 gene encoding uncharacterized protein LOC131642933: MTKTNYFIFLCCVQILIIIVTIESSKDENQFGAIEETKRKIGMIGWGGWKVMGRRENDNGGEKEGEKGEEVQEEGEKEEGERDEESEEENENEQNPGGAGSWGWGGNAKNGYGQSGGRAGSWGWGGLFGSKN; the protein is encoded by the exons ATGACTAAAACTAACTATTTTATCTTCCTTTGTTGTGTACAAATTCTTATCATTATTGTTACAATTGAGTCGTCTAAAGATGAAAACCAAT TTGGTGCAATCGAAGAAACTAAAAGAAAAATTGGGATGATTGGTTGGGGAGGCTGGAAAGTCatgggaagaagagaaaatgataatggaggagagaaagaaggtGAAAAGGGCGAAGAAGTGCAagaagaaggtgaaaaagaagaaggtgaaagagatgaagaaagtgaagaagagaaTGAAAATGAACAAAATCCTGGGGGTGCAGGAAGTTGGGGTTGGGGAGGCAACGCTAAAAATGGATATGGACAAAGTGGTGGGCGTGCGGGAAGTTGGGGATGGGGAGGTTTATTTGGCAGCAAAAATTGA